The following are from one region of the Quercus robur chromosome 1, dhQueRobu3.1, whole genome shotgun sequence genome:
- the LOC126729478 gene encoding transcription factor MYB123-like gives MGRRPRCTKEEMNNGPWTAEEDKMLTDYIKIHGERKWCNVARKAGLKRCGNSCRLRWLNYLRPDIKRGNISPDEEDLIIRLHRLLGNRWSLIAGRLPGRTDNEIKNYWNTVLRRKLINGKQHMQNTILRPSNEITSSTTSVSNGAKTNAVKCKKIFETSQTHELETFGSNALEEPSKEVCFVNDNVVNESKSTEDCSQNFSSSFNYMDELLMSGVSGSDFWKLCMFYDNIVAGCNNGSSNDLLDKHLP, from the exons ATGGGTAGGCGTCCTCGCTGCACTAAGGAGGAAATGAATAATGGACCTTGGACCGCTGAAGAGGACAAAATGCTCACAGATTACATCAAAATCCATGGAGAAAGAAAATGGTGCAATGTTGCAAGGAAAGCAG GTCTTAAGAGGTGTGGAAATAGCTGCAGGCTTCGGTGGCTGAATTATCTGAGGCCTGATATCAAGAGGGGTAACATATCACCTGATGAAGAGGACCTCATTATTAGGCTTCACAGGCTCTTGGGCAATAG ATGGTCTCTTATAGCTGGGAGGTTGCCGGGCCGAACAGACAATGAAATCAAGAACTATTGGAACACTGTCCTAAGAAGGAAACTGATCAATGGGAAACAACATATGCAAAACACAATTCTTAGACCTTCCAATGAGATCACATCCTCAACCACTAGTGTGTCCAATGGGGCTAAGACCAACGCAGTGAAGTGTAAAAAGATCTTTGAAACCTCACAGACGCACGAACTTGAAACTTTTGGTAGTAATGCTCTTGAAGAACCCTCTAAGGAAGTATGCTTTGTGAATGATAATGTTGTAAATGAATCAAAATCCACAGAGGATTGCTCACAAAACTTTTCATCGAGCTTTAATTACATGGATGAGCTTTTGATGTCTGGTGTTTCTGGTTCAGACTTCTGGAAGTTATGCATGTTTTATGATAATATTGTAGCAGGGTGTAACAATGGTAGCAGCAATGATCTCTTGGACAAGCATCTTCCATAG
- the LOC126729494 gene encoding uncharacterized protein LOC126729494, with protein MENEDQYLHASKPKFECLLFDLDDTLYPLSSGLSVQVTKNIQEYMLLKLGIEEKKVPELCFSLYKDYGTTMAGLRAVGYNFDYDDFHGFVHGRLPYNLLKPDPVLRGLLLSLPIRKVVFTNSDMAHTARVLSRLGLEDCFERIICFETLNPTNKENVPVEEDDTELGVPRSSTISGTNEYMSEPNDSSVLPSTPVICKPFEESFEEVFKIANINPQRTVFFDDSIRNLQTAKRLDLHTVMVGSSHRLEGVDHALESIHNIREALPELWEAEGKSENIAYSGKVAIETYVKA; from the exons ATGGAAAATGAGGATCAGTACCTACATGCTTCTAAGCCAAAATTTGAGTGTCTTCTATTCG ATCTGGATGACACCCTTTACCCTCTTAGTTCTGGTTTGTCGGTACAAGTCACCAAGAATATTCAAG AATATATGCTTCTGAAACTTGGCATAGAGGAGAAAAAGGTTCCTGAATTATGTTTTTCGTTGTACAAGGATTATGGTACAACGATGGCTGGTCTCAGG gcTGTTGGATATAACTTTGATTATGATGACTTCCATGG TTTTGTTCATGGAAGATTGCCCTACAATTTGCTAAAACCTGACCCTGTACTGAGGGGTCTTTTGCTTAGCCTGCCTATTCGGAAAGTT GTCTTTACAAATTCAGATATGGCCCATACTGCTAGAGTGCTTAGCAGGCTTGGATTGGAGGACTGCTTTGAAAGGATTATATGCTTTGAAACTCTGAATCCAACCAACAAAGAGAATGTTCCTGTGGAAGAGGATGACACAGAATTGGGGGTCCCAAGATCAAGTACCATTTCAGGGACAAATGAGTATATGAGTGAACCTAATGATAGTTCAGTACTTCCCAGCACCCCAGTTATTTGCAAACCATTTGAAGAATCATTTGAAGAAGTTTTCAAGATAGCCAATATCAACCCTCAAAGAACA GTGTTCTTTGATGATAGTATTCGTAATTTACAGACTGCAAAGCGTTTGGACCTTCACACTGTGATG GTGGGCAGTTCTCACCGCCTTGAAGGCGTGGATCATGCACTGGAGAGCATACATAATATCAGGGAAGCACTGCCAGAGCTCTGGGAAGCTGAAGGGAAGTCTGAAAACATTGCGTATTCAGGAAAGGTTGCAATTGAGACATATGTGAAGGCTTAG